A window of Dorea formicigenerans contains these coding sequences:
- the recJ gene encoding single-stranded-DNA-specific exonuclease RecJ: protein MERWVLLRKGADFEAISKKFHISPRLASLIRNRDVIGDEAINQYLNGTIAELYDGMQMKGMPQAVEILTEKIRDREKIRVIGDYDCDGINATYILLEGLEKLGAKVDSDIPDRIKDGYGLNQHLIDRAHEDGIDTIITCDNGIAAAKEIEYGKALGMTIIVTDHHEVPYKENEAGRRYILPPADAVVDPRQEGCEYPFKGLCGAAVAYKLVEALCEANGQDVADLDYLLENVAIATVADVMDLTEENRILVKQGLEMLKRTSNLGLRALIQCIGLEGKKIQAYHIGFILAPCLNASGKLDTAKRALALLRAKTGREADMLAGDLKALNESRRDMTDRVVDEAMAKVEQTDIREDKVLVIYLPDCHESLAGLVAGRVRENYYRPVFVLTDSEDGVKGSGRSIESYSMYEELTGCGDLLTKFGGHPMAAGLSLDKENVEKFKRRLNDQCTLSEEELTEKVVIDMELPFAAITEHFIEELEYMEPFGKGNTKPVFAARGVVMQHMKIIGKNKNVAKATAIDAAGNRMEAICFRDVQEFAERCERNNGKMSITFYPGINEFRGERQIQIVITHYR, encoded by the coding sequence ATGGAACGCTGGGTACTTTTAAGAAAAGGTGCTGATTTTGAGGCTATCAGTAAGAAATTTCATATTAGTCCGAGACTGGCCAGTCTGATCCGTAACCGGGATGTTATTGGAGATGAAGCAATCAACCAATATCTGAACGGTACAATTGCGGAACTCTACGATGGAATGCAGATGAAGGGTATGCCACAGGCGGTGGAAATTCTGACTGAAAAAATCAGGGACCGGGAAAAAATCCGTGTCATTGGAGACTATGACTGTGATGGGATCAATGCGACATATATTCTTTTAGAAGGTCTGGAAAAGCTTGGCGCAAAGGTGGACAGCGACATCCCAGATCGTATCAAAGACGGATATGGATTAAATCAGCATCTGATCGACCGGGCGCATGAAGATGGAATTGATACGATCATCACCTGCGATAACGGAATTGCGGCAGCGAAAGAAATTGAGTATGGAAAAGCGCTTGGTATGACGATCATCGTAACAGACCATCATGAAGTGCCGTACAAGGAAAATGAAGCGGGAAGAAGATACATTTTACCGCCGGCAGATGCAGTTGTTGACCCAAGGCAGGAAGGATGTGAATATCCATTTAAAGGATTATGTGGTGCAGCGGTTGCATACAAGCTTGTAGAGGCGCTCTGTGAGGCAAATGGTCAGGATGTGGCGGATCTGGATTATCTTTTGGAAAATGTTGCAATTGCAACAGTGGCAGATGTGATGGATCTGACAGAGGAAAATCGAATTCTGGTGAAGCAGGGTCTTGAGATGCTAAAGAGGACATCTAATCTGGGACTACGTGCCCTGATCCAGTGTATCGGGCTGGAGGGGAAAAAGATTCAGGCATATCACATCGGATTTATTCTTGCTCCGTGTCTGAATGCCAGTGGTAAGTTGGATACGGCAAAAAGAGCACTGGCACTGCTTCGGGCAAAGACAGGGCGGGAGGCAGATATGCTGGCAGGTGATCTGAAAGCATTGAATGAAAGCCGTAGAGATATGACAGACCGCGTTGTAGATGAGGCAATGGCGAAAGTGGAACAGACAGATATCCGGGAGGATAAGGTGCTTGTTATCTATCTGCCGGATTGTCATGAAAGCCTTGCCGGACTTGTGGCTGGCCGTGTGAGAGAAAATTACTATCGTCCGGTATTTGTATTGACAGATTCCGAAGATGGAGTCAAAGGATCGGGAAGATCGATCGAAAGCTATTCCATGTATGAAGAACTGACAGGCTGTGGGGATCTTCTGACAAAATTCGGCGGACATCCGATGGCGGCAGGACTTTCACTTGATAAAGAAAATGTTGAGAAATTTAAAAGAAGGCTAAATGATCAGTGTACGCTTTCAGAAGAAGAGCTGACAGAAAAAGTAGTGATTGATATGGAACTGCCATTTGCTGCTATTACAGAACATTTTATAGAAGAACTTGAATACATGGAACCATTTGGAAAAGGTAATACAAAACCGGTTTTTGCGGCAAGAGGCGTCGTCATGCAGCATATGAAGATCATCGGGAAAAATAAAAATGTTGCAAAAGCAACAGCAATCGATGCGGCGGGAAACCGGATGGAAGCCATCTGTTTTCGTGATGTACAGGAATTTGCAGAACGGTGTGAAAGAAATAATGGTAAAATGTCCATTACATTTTACCCTGGAATCAATGAATTCCGGGGAGAAAGACAAATTCAGATTGTAATTACCCATTATCGATAG
- a CDS encoding adenine phosphoribosyltransferase — translation MKPIEDYVVSIPDFPEPGIIFRDVTSVLQDAEGLHLAIDLMQEKLEGLDFDVVVGPESRGFIFGVPIAYNLKKPFIPIRKKGKLPRETVSAEYELEYGTATIEMHKDAIKPGQRVVIIDDLIATGGTNEAMIHLIEGLGGKVVKTVFLMELAGLHGRDRLQGYDIDSVIVYPGK, via the coding sequence ATGAAACCGATAGAAGATTATGTAGTAAGTATTCCGGATTTTCCAGAACCGGGGATCATATTTCGTGATGTGACAAGTGTATTACAAGACGCGGAAGGACTGCATCTTGCAATTGATCTGATGCAGGAAAAATTAGAAGGTCTTGACTTTGACGTAGTAGTCGGACCGGAATCCAGAGGATTTATTTTCGGGGTACCGATCGCATATAATCTGAAAAAGCCATTTATTCCGATTCGTAAAAAAGGAAAGCTTCCAAGAGAGACGGTTTCTGCAGAGTATGAATTAGAGTATGGCACAGCAACTATCGAGATGCACAAAGATGCGATCAAGCCAGGGCAGAGAGTTGTGATCATTGATGATCTGATCGCGACAGGCGGAACGAATGAGGCAATGATCCATTTGATTGAAGGTCTTGGCGGAAAGGTTGTAAAGACTGTGTTTTTAATGGAACTGGCAGGACTTCATGGACGTGACAGATTACAGGGATATGATATAGATTCAGTTATTGTATATCCTGGAAAATAG